One genomic region from Oncorhynchus gorbuscha isolate QuinsamMale2020 ecotype Even-year linkage group LG13, OgorEven_v1.0, whole genome shotgun sequence encodes:
- the guca1c gene encoding guanylyl cyclase-activating protein 3, which yields MGAYESNLDDILAEDMHHWYNKFMKESPSGLITLFELKTMLEMQGMTEEASSYVDQVFFTFDMDGDGYIDFVEYIAAVSLMLKGEINQKLKWYFKLFDQDGNGKIDQDEMGTIFKAIQDITRCYDPPTEEIVTLIYEKVDINNEGELTLEEFIEGARDHQDIMEMLGKMMDLTNVLEIIVNGQKKQVKSPE from the exons ATGGGCGCCTACGAGTCTAACCTGGACGATATCCTGGCAGAGGACATGCACCACTGGTACAACAAGTTTATGAAAGAGTCTCCTTCGGGACTCATCACGTTGTTTGAGCTGAAGACGATGTTGGAGATGCAGGGGATGACAGAAGAAGCTAGCAGCTACGTGGACCAGGTCTTCTTTACCTTTGACATGGACGGG gaTGGATATATAGACTTCGTAGAGTACATAGCAGCAGTCAGTCTGATGCTGAAAGGAGAAATCAACCAGAAACTGAAATGGTATTTCAAACTTTTCGATCAGGATGGAAACGGCAAAATTGACCAAGATGAAATGGGGACAATATTCAAG GCTATCCAGGACATCACCAGATGTTATGACCCTCCTACGGAGGAGATTGTGACCCTCATCTATGAGAAGGTTGACATAAATAACGAAG GTGAGTTGACTCTGGAGGAGTTTATCGAAGGAGCCAGGGACCACCAAGACATCATGGAGATGTTGGGAAAGATGATGGACCTCACCAATGTTCTAGAGATCATTGTCAACGGACAGAAAAAGCAGGTCAAATCACCAGAATGA